From Aquila chrysaetos chrysaetos chromosome 3, bAquChr1.4, whole genome shotgun sequence, the proteins below share one genomic window:
- the PTER gene encoding phosphotriesterase-related protein isoform X3, giving the protein MNTLKKLAEETGVHIIAGAGFYVDSTHSSQTQAMTVEQLTGIIVDEILNGADGTKIKCGVVGEIGCSWPLTQSEHRVLQATAQAHSQLGCPVIIHPGRNSDAPFQIIRILQEAGADVSKTVMSHLDRTIFDTKELLEFAKLGCYLEYDLFGTEFLHYQFHPDIDMPSDSERVARIRMLIDEGYEDRILIAHDVHTKNRLMKYGGHGYSHILKNIVPKMLIRGISQDKIDKILLANPKRWLTFK; this is encoded by the exons ATGAATACTTTGAAGAAACTTGCTGAAGAAACTGGAGTCCATattattgctggggctgggttTTATGTGGATTCCACTCATTCTTCTCAAACACAGGCCATGACAGTGGAGCAG CTTACAGGCATTATTGTTGATGAGATACTCAATGGAGCAGACGGGACTAAAATCAAGTGTGGTGTGGTGGGAGAAATAGGCTGCTCCTGGCCTTTGACTCAGAGTGAACACAGAGTGCTTCAGGCAACAGCGCAGGCTCACTCACAGCTTGGGTGCCCCGTTATCATCCATCCCGGCAGGAACAGCGATGCACCTTTCCAGATTATCCGCATTCTGCAGGAAGCTGGGGCTGATGTTTCAAAAACAGTCATGTCTCACCTTGACAG GACTATATTTGACACAAAGGAACTTCTGGAATTTGCTAAACTTGGATGCTATTTAGAGTATGACCTATTTGGTACAGAATTTCTTCATTACCAGTTCCATCCTGATATTGACATGCCGAGCGACAGTGAAAGAGTTGCAAG GATTCGTATGCTGATCGATGAAGGCTATGAAGACAGAATTCTGATTGCTCATGATGTGCACACTAAGAATAGGTTGATGAAATATGGAGGTCATGGATATTCACATATCCTTAAAAATATAGTTCCTAAAATGCTAATTAGAGGCATATCCCAAGATAAAATTGATAAAATACTCCTAGCAAATCCAAAGCGGTGGTTGACTTTTAAGTAG
- the C1QL3 gene encoding complement C1q-like protein 3: MVLLLVILIPVLVSSAGTSAHYEMLGTCRMVCDPYGGTKAPSTAATPDRGLMQSLPTFIQGPKGEAGRPGKAGPRGPPGEPGPPGPVGPPGEKGEPGRQGLPGPPGAPGLNAAGAISAATYSTVPKIAFYAGLKRQHEGYEVLKFDDVVTNLGNHYDPTTGKFTCSIPGIYFFTYHVLMRGGDGTSMWADLCKNNQVRASAIAQDADQNYDYASNSVVLHLEPGDEVYIKLDGGKAHGGNNNKYSTFSGFIIYAD, translated from the exons atggtgctgctgctggtcatCCTCATCCCGGTGCTGGTCAGCTCGGCCGGCACCTCGGCGCACTACGAGATGCTGGGCACCTGCCGCATGGTCTGCGACCCCTACGGCGGCACCAAGGCGCCCAGCACGGCGGCCACGCCCGACCGCGGCCTCATGCAGTCCCTGCCCACCTTCATCCAGGGGCCCAAGGGGgaggccggccggccgggcAAAGCGGGGCCCCGCGGCCCGCCGGGAGAGCCGGGGCCGCCCGGCCCGGTGGGCCCGCCCGGTGAGAAGGGCGAGCCGGGGCGGCAGGGCCTGCCGGGCCCCCCCGGGGCGCCGGGGCTGAACGCGGCGGGGGCCATCAGCGCCGCCACCTACAGCACCGTCCCCAAGATCGCCTTCTACGCCGGCCTCAAGCGGCAGCACGAGGGCTACGAGGTGCTCAAGTTCGACGACGTGGTCACCAACCTGGGCAACCACTACGACCCCACCACCGGCAAGTTCACCTGCTCCATCCCCGGCATCTACTTCTTCACCTACCATGTGCTCATGCGGGGCGGCGACGGCACCAGCATGTGGGCCGACCTCTGCAAGAACAACCAG GTTCGAGCTAGTGCGATTGCTCAGGATGCTGATCAGAACTACGACTATGCCAGTAACAGTGTGGTTCTTCATTTGGAGCCAGGAGATGAAGTTTACATTAAATTAGATGGAGGAAAAGCACATGgaggaaacaacaacaaatacaGCACATTTTCTGGATTTATTATTTATGCCGActga
- the PTER gene encoding phosphotriesterase-related protein isoform X2, producing the protein MPFLRGKAQTVLGPVEPDCLGYTLTHEHLTMNYSGCYCPPSPGQEPLSDAPIEMKNLFWIKQNPYSHKENLLLYQETDAVKEELLHFKAAGGGTIVENTTTGIGRDMNTLKKLAEETGVHIIAGAGFYVDSTHSSQTQAMTVEQLTGIIVDEILNGADGTKIKCGVVGEIGCSWPLTQSEHRVLQATAQAHSQLGCPVIIHPGRNSDAPFQIIRILQEAGADVSKTVMSHLDRIRMLIDEGYEDRILIAHDVHTKNRLMKYGGHGYSHILKNIVPKMLIRGISQDKIDKILLANPKRWLTFK; encoded by the exons atgcctttcttgAGAGGCAAAGCGCAGACTGTCTTGGGCCCTGTGGAGCCAGACTGCCTTGGCTACACGTTGACTCATGAACACTTGACTATGAACTACAGCGGCTGTTATTGTCCACCTTCTCCAGGCCAAGAGCCTCTGTCTGATGCGCCCATTGAGATGAAGAACTTGTTTTGGATTAAGCAAAATCCCTACAGCCATAAAGAAAACCTTCTTTTGTATCAGGAAACAGATGCTGTGAAGGAGGAGctgttgcattttaaagcagcagGTGGTGGGACGATTGTGGAAAACACAACCACAGGAATTGGTCGGGATATGAATACTTTGAAGAAACTTGCTGAAGAAACTGGAGTCCATattattgctggggctgggttTTATGTGGATTCCACTCATTCTTCTCAAACACAGGCCATGACAGTGGAGCAG CTTACAGGCATTATTGTTGATGAGATACTCAATGGAGCAGACGGGACTAAAATCAAGTGTGGTGTGGTGGGAGAAATAGGCTGCTCCTGGCCTTTGACTCAGAGTGAACACAGAGTGCTTCAGGCAACAGCGCAGGCTCACTCACAGCTTGGGTGCCCCGTTATCATCCATCCCGGCAGGAACAGCGATGCACCTTTCCAGATTATCCGCATTCTGCAGGAAGCTGGGGCTGATGTTTCAAAAACAGTCATGTCTCACCTTGACAG GATTCGTATGCTGATCGATGAAGGCTATGAAGACAGAATTCTGATTGCTCATGATGTGCACACTAAGAATAGGTTGATGAAATATGGAGGTCATGGATATTCACATATCCTTAAAAATATAGTTCCTAAAATGCTAATTAGAGGCATATCCCAAGATAAAATTGATAAAATACTCCTAGCAAATCCAAAGCGGTGGTTGACTTTTAAGTAG
- the PTER gene encoding phosphotriesterase-related protein isoform X1 translates to MPFLRGKAQTVLGPVEPDCLGYTLTHEHLTMNYSGCYCPPSPGQEPLSDAPIEMKNLFWIKQNPYSHKENLLLYQETDAVKEELLHFKAAGGGTIVENTTTGIGRDMNTLKKLAEETGVHIIAGAGFYVDSTHSSQTQAMTVEQLTGIIVDEILNGADGTKIKCGVVGEIGCSWPLTQSEHRVLQATAQAHSQLGCPVIIHPGRNSDAPFQIIRILQEAGADVSKTVMSHLDRTIFDTKELLEFAKLGCYLEYDLFGTEFLHYQFHPDIDMPSDSERVARIRMLIDEGYEDRILIAHDVHTKNRLMKYGGHGYSHILKNIVPKMLIRGISQDKIDKILLANPKRWLTFK, encoded by the exons atgcctttcttgAGAGGCAAAGCGCAGACTGTCTTGGGCCCTGTGGAGCCAGACTGCCTTGGCTACACGTTGACTCATGAACACTTGACTATGAACTACAGCGGCTGTTATTGTCCACCTTCTCCAGGCCAAGAGCCTCTGTCTGATGCGCCCATTGAGATGAAGAACTTGTTTTGGATTAAGCAAAATCCCTACAGCCATAAAGAAAACCTTCTTTTGTATCAGGAAACAGATGCTGTGAAGGAGGAGctgttgcattttaaagcagcagGTGGTGGGACGATTGTGGAAAACACAACCACAGGAATTGGTCGGGATATGAATACTTTGAAGAAACTTGCTGAAGAAACTGGAGTCCATattattgctggggctgggttTTATGTGGATTCCACTCATTCTTCTCAAACACAGGCCATGACAGTGGAGCAG CTTACAGGCATTATTGTTGATGAGATACTCAATGGAGCAGACGGGACTAAAATCAAGTGTGGTGTGGTGGGAGAAATAGGCTGCTCCTGGCCTTTGACTCAGAGTGAACACAGAGTGCTTCAGGCAACAGCGCAGGCTCACTCACAGCTTGGGTGCCCCGTTATCATCCATCCCGGCAGGAACAGCGATGCACCTTTCCAGATTATCCGCATTCTGCAGGAAGCTGGGGCTGATGTTTCAAAAACAGTCATGTCTCACCTTGACAG GACTATATTTGACACAAAGGAACTTCTGGAATTTGCTAAACTTGGATGCTATTTAGAGTATGACCTATTTGGTACAGAATTTCTTCATTACCAGTTCCATCCTGATATTGACATGCCGAGCGACAGTGAAAGAGTTGCAAG GATTCGTATGCTGATCGATGAAGGCTATGAAGACAGAATTCTGATTGCTCATGATGTGCACACTAAGAATAGGTTGATGAAATATGGAGGTCATGGATATTCACATATCCTTAAAAATATAGTTCCTAAAATGCTAATTAGAGGCATATCCCAAGATAAAATTGATAAAATACTCCTAGCAAATCCAAAGCGGTGGTTGACTTTTAAGTAG